A single genomic interval of Spirosoma linguale DSM 74 harbors:
- a CDS encoding PilT protein domain protein (PFAM: PilT protein domain protein~KEGG: mpo:Mpop_3315 PilT protein domain protein) produces the protein MKKYLLDTHIIIWWLTDSPDLPASIRTILQNRTNEFYVSHESLREIVIKAKLKRADFQLNGITIAEIANALRKTLGVKLLSSRVVYLAKLEALIPVHNDPFDHILISQAIVERLILISHDGNFPFYEAQGLKLLRA, from the coding sequence ATGAAGAAATATTTACTGGATACACATATTATTATCTGGTGGCTAACCGATTCACCAGACTTACCAGCCTCCATCCGAACGATTCTTCAAAACCGTACCAATGAATTCTACGTTAGCCATGAAAGCCTACGTGAGATTGTCATCAAGGCTAAGCTAAAGCGGGCTGATTTCCAATTAAATGGTATTACTATTGCGGAAATTGCCAATGCGTTACGCAAAACGCTGGGTGTGAAACTACTCTCATCGCGGGTCGTCTACCTAGCGAAATTGGAAGCCCTGATACCGGTACACAACGACCCCTTCGACCATATTCTGATTAGCCAGGCCATTGTTGAGCGTTTGATCCTAATTAGCCACGATGGCAATTTTCCCTTCTACGAAGCACAAGGCCTAAAGCTACTAAGAGCTTAA
- a CDS encoding hypothetical protein (KEGG: geo:Geob_0938 alpha/beta hydrolase fold protein), translated as MYAQYTQRAVGGYTVFTIPFEGDSVTFAVVAKPGELRARKPIFLFRQGSLPIPLFTINPKNNRPSLTELPISCYDHEAEYYSIMIAKPGVPIIANDAYLDTLFTTRNNPKPAMYPPQYQAHNYLDYYVRQTNAVLKFVLQQPWADVKRVVLAGGSEGYGVAIKTAYSNPEVTHLIAFSGFLDGRQQGIIREERMKGYTGEYTQEQAQQRVNGLQQQWSQICADSLNTSAKVGDPNRTHYSFSIDFRGYLLALTIPILIIYGTADIGATSNDVLPLEFAKRGKKNLDIKAYPNHDHTFYKLTYDGKGKIISKIYNGVAVEKDYFQWLHEH; from the coding sequence ATGTATGCTCAGTATACGCAACGTGCGGTTGGGGGCTATACTGTCTTTACCATTCCCTTCGAAGGCGATTCGGTCACATTTGCCGTAGTTGCTAAGCCAGGCGAGCTAAGAGCCAGGAAGCCTATTTTTTTGTTTCGGCAAGGCTCCCTGCCTATTCCCTTGTTTACAATCAATCCCAAAAATAATCGGCCTTCGTTAACGGAGTTACCGATTAGTTGCTACGATCATGAAGCAGAGTACTATAGTATCATGATTGCGAAGCCCGGTGTTCCAATCATTGCAAATGATGCCTATTTAGATACGTTGTTTACGACTCGAAACAATCCAAAACCAGCTATGTATCCACCCCAGTACCAGGCTCATAATTATCTGGACTACTATGTACGTCAGACGAACGCCGTCCTGAAATTTGTGCTTCAGCAACCTTGGGCCGATGTTAAACGAGTAGTGTTGGCGGGTGGTTCGGAAGGGTACGGCGTGGCTATTAAGACCGCTTACTCCAACCCTGAAGTGACTCACTTGATTGCTTTTTCAGGCTTCCTGGACGGTCGCCAACAAGGCATTATACGAGAGGAGCGGATGAAAGGGTACACCGGAGAATATACCCAGGAGCAGGCGCAGCAACGTGTAAACGGATTACAGCAGCAGTGGAGCCAGATTTGTGCTGACTCATTAAACACATCGGCTAAAGTGGGTGATCCCAATCGGACGCACTATTCGTTCTCGATTGACTTTAGAGGGTACCTGCTGGCCTTGACGATACCCATTTTAATCATTTATGGTACGGCCGATATAGGGGCTACCTCCAATGATGTTTTACCGCTTGAATTTGCTAAGCGAGGTAAGAAAAACTTAGACATTAAAGCTTATCCTAATCACGATCACACCTTTTACAAACTAACTTATGATGGTAAAGGCAAAATCATTAGTAAAATTTATAACGGGGTTGCCGTTGAAAAAGATTATTTTCAGTGGTTACACGAGCACTAG
- a CDS encoding GCN5-related N-acetyltransferase (PFAM: GCN5-related N-acetyltransferase~KEGG: mlo:mlr8209 hypothetical protein) yields MVNHNLTYRKANISDVPNIVGLTLSAYHDYQAVLAPADWARMETNLANKSLFVELLGKAAAFVCEKDNQLAGVIFLVPKGNPTTIFPADWSYIRLLGVDPTYRGLGIGRKLTQLCVQHAQATSEIGVALHTSEFMNAARQMYEALGFKQDKELAPMYGKRYWLYKLNF; encoded by the coding sequence ATGGTCAATCATAATTTGACGTACCGTAAGGCAAATATTTCCGACGTTCCCAACATCGTTGGGTTGACACTAAGTGCCTATCACGATTATCAAGCGGTTCTAGCCCCAGCGGATTGGGCCAGGATGGAAACCAATCTAGCCAATAAGAGCCTGTTTGTCGAGCTACTGGGCAAAGCCGCTGCCTTTGTTTGTGAAAAAGATAACCAGTTAGCCGGTGTCATCTTCTTGGTGCCGAAGGGCAACCCTACCACTATTTTTCCCGCCGATTGGAGTTATATCCGTCTACTAGGAGTAGATCCTACGTATCGAGGCTTGGGCATCGGCAGAAAATTGACCCAGCTTTGTGTCCAGCATGCTCAGGCCACTAGCGAAATCGGAGTGGCTCTGCACACCAGCGAATTCATGAATGCCGCTCGTCAGATGTATGAAGCACTAGGCTTCAAACAAGACAAAGAGTTGGCCCCCATGTATGGGAAACGCTATTGGCTCTATAAGCTAAACTTTTAG
- a CDS encoding short-chain dehydrogenase/reductase SDR (PFAM: short-chain dehydrogenase/reductase SDR; KR domain protein; NAD-dependent epimerase/dehydratase~KEGG: atc:AGR_L_595 hypothetical protein) yields MTKTIFITGASAGIGKATAKLFAAKGWHVIATMRKPENEKELNGLANVTLLPLDVTDRKQIKETAQKALVLGPVDVVFNNAGYALLGALEAISDEEIVRQMETNFLGVVRVTQAFIPYFREQKAGLFITTGSSAGLMGFPVSSMYDASKWALEGWSESLSFELNEFGIGIKTIEPGLVATEIADRAIFAAHPAYEAIMNRFTAMLAPDKAVSTAEQIAEVVYGAATDGTNTLRYVCGDDAKAWYAQRLAAGDEAFREGLKQMLAQVNV; encoded by the coding sequence ATGACAAAGACTATTTTTATTACGGGCGCTTCAGCTGGAATAGGTAAGGCAACGGCAAAACTGTTTGCGGCCAAAGGCTGGCATGTGATTGCTACCATGCGTAAACCAGAAAACGAAAAAGAACTTAATGGGTTGGCCAATGTCACGCTGCTCCCATTGGACGTAACGGATAGGAAACAGATTAAAGAAACAGCACAGAAGGCGCTGGTGCTGGGACCTGTCGATGTAGTATTTAATAATGCCGGCTATGCGTTGCTGGGTGCCCTGGAAGCCATCAGCGATGAAGAGATCGTTCGGCAGATGGAAACCAATTTCCTGGGCGTAGTTCGGGTGACGCAGGCGTTTATTCCTTACTTCCGGGAGCAGAAAGCCGGGTTATTTATCACCACTGGGTCTTCGGCCGGTTTGATGGGTTTTCCCGTCAGCTCCATGTACGACGCCAGCAAATGGGCGCTGGAGGGCTGGAGCGAAAGTCTGTCATTTGAGTTGAACGAGTTCGGCATTGGCATTAAGACCATAGAGCCTGGCCTGGTGGCTACTGAAATAGCCGATAGAGCCATTTTTGCCGCTCACCCAGCCTACGAAGCGATAATGAATCGATTTACGGCTATGCTGGCGCCCGATAAAGCGGTGTCTACGGCCGAGCAAATTGCCGAAGTGGTGTATGGAGCGGCTACGGATGGCACAAATACCCTACGCTATGTATGTGGCGACGATGCAAAAGCCTGGTATGCCCAGCGCCTTGCCGCAGGTGATGAGGCTTTCAGAGAAGGGTTGAAGCAAATGCTTGCCCAAGTAAACGTGTAA
- a CDS encoding conserved hypothetical protein (KEGG: shl:Shal_2645 hypothetical protein), translated as MKDLVQDIFEKKDAQLGINQSLKAQLQTIYTTDQQPRSRIDSLIRVYGQNSPQLQQLWQSIHREDSINLVKIEQIIRQYGYPGRRLVGAKLANTAWLIIQHSPLAIQEKYFPLIEQAANQEEMSKTNMALLIDRIRVYKGQNQLYGTQVKIESTGQKSFYPIEDQKNVNKRRSQVGLDSLEEYAKQFGFEYKPTGN; from the coding sequence ATGAAGGATTTAGTGCAGGACATATTCGAAAAAAAAGATGCTCAGTTAGGGATTAATCAGTCGTTGAAAGCTCAATTACAGACGATTTATACCACCGATCAACAGCCACGCTCCCGTATCGATTCCCTTATACGTGTCTACGGGCAGAACTCGCCTCAACTGCAGCAACTCTGGCAGTCTATCCACCGGGAAGATTCTATCAACTTGGTTAAGATCGAGCAGATTATCCGGCAATATGGATACCCTGGCCGACGTTTAGTGGGGGCTAAACTAGCTAATACGGCTTGGTTAATCATTCAGCATTCACCCTTAGCAATTCAGGAGAAGTACTTCCCTCTTATTGAACAAGCCGCCAATCAGGAGGAGATGTCAAAAACAAATATGGCGCTATTGATTGATCGGATTCGCGTGTACAAAGGGCAGAATCAGCTATATGGTACTCAAGTTAAGATTGAGTCAACAGGTCAGAAATCCTTTTATCCAATTGAAGACCAGAAAAACGTGAATAAACGCCGGTCTCAAGTCGGATTAGATTCCTTAGAAGAGTATGCCAAACAGTTTGGTTTTGAGTATAAGCCCACCGGCAACTAG
- a CDS encoding transcriptional regulator, AraC family (PFAM: helix-turn-helix- domain containing protein AraC type~SMART: Helix-turn-helix, AraC domain~KEGG: scl:sce6224 AraC family transcriptional regulator): MKGEPKHKPRIYQSITEMQRAFGLPKPLHPLISLLDQNNVQITTEMLAPTFVMEFYNITYNESAGCKMRYGQTTYDFDEGGMFFSSPGQPLTGLQTAESSSGFTLLIHPDFLRNYPLDTKIKNYCFFSYSVTESLHLSDKEKKIITAMAKNIGDELETAIDDLSQDVLVAQLELMLNYSQRFYQRQFRTRKPINNALLEKVDRLLHTYFADETALLDGLPTVQFLSDQLQVSPRYLSDLLRSLTGQNTQQYIHQKLIEKAKQVLTISNLTVGEIAYQLGFEHPQSFSKLFKLKTNLSPLEFRQSFN, encoded by the coding sequence ATGAAAGGGGAACCAAAACACAAACCACGTATCTACCAGTCTATTACCGAAATGCAACGGGCTTTTGGTTTACCGAAACCACTGCATCCGCTAATCAGCCTACTGGACCAAAACAACGTACAGATCACCACTGAGATGCTGGCACCTACCTTTGTTATGGAGTTTTACAACATTACCTACAACGAATCGGCGGGTTGCAAAATGCGATACGGGCAAACTACGTATGATTTTGATGAAGGCGGTATGTTTTTTTCATCACCCGGGCAGCCGTTAACAGGCCTTCAAACCGCGGAGTCCAGCTCAGGCTTCACGTTGCTGATACATCCCGATTTTCTACGGAACTACCCGTTGGATACCAAGATCAAAAATTACTGCTTTTTCTCTTATTCGGTTACTGAATCGCTACACCTGTCGGATAAAGAAAAAAAGATTATTACCGCGATGGCGAAGAATATTGGCGACGAGCTGGAAACAGCCATCGACGACCTCAGTCAGGATGTATTAGTAGCGCAGTTGGAGCTCATGCTGAACTACAGTCAGCGATTCTATCAACGCCAGTTTAGAACCCGTAAACCGATCAATAATGCGTTGCTGGAAAAGGTCGATAGGTTGCTGCATACCTATTTTGCCGATGAGACTGCCTTGCTGGACGGGTTGCCAACGGTTCAATTCCTTTCGGACCAATTACAGGTTTCGCCCCGCTATTTAAGCGACCTGTTGCGGTCGCTCACCGGGCAGAACACGCAGCAATACATTCACCAAAAACTCATCGAGAAAGCTAAACAAGTGCTGACGATCAGCAACCTGACTGTAGGCGAAATCGCGTATCAGTTGGGATTTGAACACCCGCAGTCATTCAGCAAATTATTTAAATTAAAAACGAATCTATCTCCGCTGGAATTCCGGCAGTCGTTTAATTGA
- a CDS encoding hypothetical protein (KEGG: mms:mma_0759 hypothetical protein), translating to MKKILNQFGEKPLIRKEGGSLVQQEHIKKQISILAELESLIPPLLEDEYKQLEENIKNEGCREPLLVWQRSIEDGPQEEVQYLLIDGHNRYGICKRNSIDFKISLREFTDIDAVKNFMIDNQLGRRNLTPEQMSYLRGQKYNALKKKLGRPGQVESLPLHPASKSAILPKKDPIRTEQVLADQFKVSPKTIRLDASYAKGLDKLAEPLKKEVLARKVKLNKGDVIALGDRQEPISPIATPNELIAVLKSDHSPQPAITRSSADGQNVNLQYKVSQVVSLVQKLSYPSESLVSTCEEMIQTLQSIVNELKRT from the coding sequence ATGAAGAAAATATTAAATCAGTTTGGCGAAAAACCGTTGATCCGCAAGGAAGGGGGAAGTCTGGTTCAGCAAGAGCACATTAAAAAGCAGATTTCGATCCTTGCCGAGCTTGAATCATTGATACCTCCGCTGCTGGAAGATGAATACAAGCAGCTAGAAGAGAATATCAAAAATGAGGGTTGTCGGGAGCCACTACTTGTTTGGCAACGCTCTATTGAAGACGGCCCACAAGAAGAAGTACAGTACCTGTTGATCGATGGACACAACCGCTATGGCATCTGCAAGCGAAACAGCATAGATTTTAAGATATCGCTGCGGGAGTTTACGGATATAGATGCGGTAAAAAATTTTATGATTGACAACCAGCTCGGTCGGCGCAATCTTACACCTGAGCAAATGTCGTATCTACGTGGGCAGAAGTACAATGCACTCAAGAAGAAATTGGGTAGGCCTGGCCAGGTGGAGAGCTTACCCCTGCATCCCGCGTCAAAAAGCGCTATTCTACCGAAAAAAGACCCGATTCGTACCGAACAGGTTTTGGCTGATCAGTTTAAAGTAAGTCCCAAAACTATCCGACTGGATGCGAGTTACGCCAAAGGGCTCGATAAGCTGGCGGAGCCGCTTAAGAAGGAAGTGCTAGCCCGGAAAGTAAAACTGAATAAAGGCGATGTAATTGCCCTTGGTGATCGTCAGGAGCCGATATCCCCAATTGCGACCCCCAATGAACTAATCGCAGTTCTGAAGTCCGATCATAGCCCTCAGCCAGCTATCACAAGATCATCAGCCGATGGGCAGAACGTGAATTTACAATATAAAGTTAGTCAAGTGGTCTCGTTGGTGCAAAAGCTATCTTATCCTTCGGAAAGTCTTGTCTCAACCTGCGAAGAAATGATTCAGACACTACAGTCGATTGTGAACGAACTTAAGCGTACGTGA
- a CDS encoding Cobyrinic acid ac-diamide synthase (PFAM: Cobyrinic acid ac-diamide synthase~KEGG: lip:LIA029 chromosome-partitioning ATPase) — protein MLTHQEAVQFLSKKPALSVSAIEKEAGLPVSTLPKALAGHRTLNQKHLTALEPVLLEYGLTEFRYRKARVISVVNHKGGVGKTTTTINLGRALALQTYKVLIVDMDSQGNLSQSVGVDNPEEQLYEALVHQKELPVLGVTENFDLVPSNLELAKYERDLTHSPSGSLRLKASLAPVLDKYDFILIDCPPALNIFTNSALIASTSALVVLEPETSAVKGMNNLFELIEEIRRFFNERLTIDGVLLTRVDRRLVLHKEIIQAVRQDLADFVVFQTEIRLSAALKESQYAQLDIFRYHPASPGAQDYQALANEYLGNLSY, from the coding sequence ATGCTTACTCATCAAGAAGCCGTCCAATTTTTAAGCAAGAAACCAGCTCTCTCTGTTTCCGCTATTGAAAAAGAAGCTGGACTGCCGGTAAGCACCCTGCCCAAAGCATTAGCTGGCCACCGTACGCTAAATCAAAAACATCTTACAGCCCTTGAGCCTGTTTTGCTAGAGTACGGTCTGACGGAATTCCGATACAGGAAGGCCCGGGTAATTTCCGTTGTAAACCACAAAGGAGGTGTTGGTAAAACCACGACTACTATAAACCTTGGCCGGGCACTGGCTCTCCAGACCTACAAGGTGCTGATTGTGGATATGGATTCTCAGGGAAACCTTTCCCAGAGCGTAGGGGTCGACAATCCCGAAGAGCAGCTTTACGAAGCGCTGGTTCATCAAAAAGAACTACCTGTTTTGGGGGTTACTGAAAACTTCGATTTGGTGCCGAGTAATCTCGAATTGGCGAAGTACGAACGGGATTTGACCCATTCGCCCAGCGGCTCACTGCGATTGAAGGCTTCCCTGGCTCCGGTGTTGGATAAATACGATTTCATTCTCATCGACTGTCCGCCGGCGCTGAACATCTTTACCAATTCGGCGCTGATTGCGTCAACATCAGCCCTGGTCGTGCTGGAGCCTGAAACCTCGGCCGTTAAAGGAATGAATAATTTGTTTGAGTTAATTGAGGAGATCCGTCGATTTTTTAACGAACGGTTGACGATTGATGGGGTTCTTCTCACCCGGGTTGACCGACGGCTCGTGCTCCATAAAGAGATCATTCAGGCTGTTCGGCAGGATCTGGCTGACTTTGTCGTATTTCAGACGGAGATTCGGTTAAGTGCAGCTTTGAAGGAGTCACAATATGCTCAACTCGACATTTTTCGTTACCATCCGGCTTCGCCCGGCGCTCAGGATTACCAGGCTCTGGCTAACGAATACCTGGGGAATCTTTCTTACTAA